The genomic DNA CTGGAATGAAAACGAGAATATTCGGCCTAGTAAGAGCATAAATGCCTAATAATACTCCACCAGCGATTGAGCGCTTCAATGTAATCTTTTCAGTCCAAAGTGACAATATAATTATTAAGCAAAGCGCCAGACTAACAAGGAGTACTGGTTCAAGAAGCTCACCTTCGAAGTAAACGAAAACCCAATAAATAGCCATGAAGGCAGCAAATAATAGGCCTACATTTGAATTAAACCAACGCTTTCCCAGATAAAATGCAAGAACGCAATTAATTAATCCGAGAAACATTTGGAATATGCATGCCCATAGATGGCTCGATTTAGTAATCAGGTAAACCAAAGCTAGAAAATACGGGTAGCCTGGGGGACGAAAAAAGGGCGTTGAGTTAATTTGGGGGTCTTGAAAACCCCTAGGCGGAGCCCAATCTCCCGAGACCAACGCCCGCGCCCAATAATCGTGGTAACCAGCATCTAATCCGGGGCTAGCAAAGTCTGGTGTGTCAACTATTTCATTTAAATAGAACCCTCTAATTGCGGCGCCTAAACACAGAATTAAAACTAAAATTATTAGCTCTCGCGGCCATTTCATTTTTAATTTACTTGCCCTTGCGCTTATAGTATTTCCATTTGAGAGTTCGAAACAGCTATTGCGACTTATTAATCTTCTCTGAAATTGCTTTGATTAAGCCGGGATGCGGTCGGCCGCCGTATTTCTCACACAATTGGATTTCCTGTTGAGCACGAACGTAGTCGCCTTTGAAATATAGAGCGGCGGCGAGATTATTGTGTGCTTCTGCATATTCCGGCTTTATCTCCAGGGCTTTGGTAAAGTGGAATATCGCTTCGTCAAGTCTTCTCTGTGCAACTAGCTCAATCCCAAGATTACTATGAGCCTCTGCATAATTAGGCTTTAGTCGAATTGCTTCCGAATATTGCTCAATAGCCTCTTTTCCTTTCCCCAGCTTCGACAAAGCAACTCCGAGATTAAAGTAAGCATCAGCAAAACTTGGCGCCAAGCGAATTGTTTCATTATAGTGACCGATTGCTTCCTCAATACGACCTACCTCAACCAAAGCAATCCCCAAATTCAAGTGCGCCTCCGCCAGCTTCGGATTGTACTTC from Armatimonadota bacterium includes the following:
- a CDS encoding tetratricopeptide repeat protein, yielding AAILVVLAVLTWRQGHAYKDAETLWRYTIAANPKSALAHNNLANILSRKGNRDEAIEHYYEALKYNPKLAEAHLNLGIALVEVGRIEEAIGHYNETIRLAPSFADAYFNLGVALSKLGKGKEAIEQYSEAIRLKPNYAEAHSNLGIELVAQRRLDEAIFHFTKALEIKPEYAEAHNNLAAALYFKGDYVRAQQEIQLCEKYGGRPHPGLIKAISEKINKSQ